Proteins encoded within one genomic window of Panicum virgatum strain AP13 chromosome 1N, P.virgatum_v5, whole genome shotgun sequence:
- the LOC120654968 gene encoding zinc finger A20 and AN1 domain-containing stress-associated protein 8-like translates to MEHKETGCQQPEGPILCINNCGFFGSAATMNMCSKCHKEMIMKQEHSQLAASSIDSIVNGGDGGKGPIIAATAEVAVAQVEEKTIVVQPPFVAETSEAAAIIPKAKEGPNRCATCRKRVGLTGFNCRCGNMYCALHRYSDKHDCQFDYQTAARDAIAKANPVVKAEKLEKI, encoded by the coding sequence ATGGAACACAAGGAGACGGGCTGCCAGCAACCGGAGGGCCCAATACTATGCATCAACAACTGTGGCTTCTTTGGCAGTGCGGCCACCATGAACATGTGCTCCAAGTGCCACAAGGAGATGATAATGAAGCAGGAGCATTCCCAGCTGGCTGCCTCCTCCATTGATAGCATTGTCAATGGCGGTGATGGTGGGAAAGGCCCTATCATAGCTGCAACCGCAGAGGTGGCGGTTGCTCAAGTTGAGGAGAAGACTATTGTTGTGCAGCCTCCATTTGTAGCTGAAACCAGCGAGGCTGCTGCCATTATCCCCAAGGCCAAGGAAGGTCCGAACCGGTGCGCAACCTGTAGGAAGCGGGTTGGTCTGACGGGATTCAACTGCCGATGCGGTAACATGTACTGTGCGTTGCACCGCTACTCCGACAAACATGACTGCCAGTTTGACTACCAGACTGCAGCTAGGGATGCGATTGCCAAGGCCAATCCTGTGGTGAAGGCGGAGAAGCTTGAAAAGATCTGA
- the LOC120654969 gene encoding chaperone protein dnaJ 6-like: protein MGRKGRKARVSRDADADGSEEEWAAAPAATGSKSLYEILGVEKTASQQEIKKAYYKLALRLHPDKNPGDEEAKEKFQQLQKVISILGDAEKRALYDETGIADDDELVGEAADNLQEYFRTMYKKVTEADIEEFEAKYRGSDSEKKDLKDLYTKYKGNMNRLFCSMICSEPKLDSHRFKDIIDEAIAEGELKLTKAYEKWAKKISEMEPPTNPLERRIKKKKKTEENDLILAILQRRVERKNQFNSNISSIMSKCDPKASSSEPTEEEFEQARQRLESKRAKKRK from the exons ATGGGCCGCAAGGGCAGGAAGGCTAGGGTTTcgcgcgacgccgacgccgatggCAGCGAGGAGGAGTGGgccgccgctccggccgccACCGGGAGCAAGAGCCTCTACGAG ATCTTAGGGGTTGAGAAGACTGCTTCACAACAAGAAATAAAGAAGGCATATTACAAATTAGCTCTTCGGCTTCACCCAGATAAGAATCCTGGGGATGAG GAAGCCAAAGAGAAGTTTCAGCAGCTGCAGAAGGTGATTTCCATTCTTGGAGATGCAGAAAAGAGGGCATTGTATGATGAGACAGGCATTGCTGATGATGAT GAACTGGTTGGAGAAGCTGCAGACAATCTCCAAGAGTACTTCAGAACAATGTACAAGAAG GTCACTGAGGCTGACATTGAAGAATTTGAAGCTAAATATAGAGGATCAGATTCTGAGAAAAAGGACCTGAAGGATCTTTATACAAAATACAAGGGCAACATGAACAG GCTTTTCTGCTCAATGATCTGCTCAGAACCAAAGCTTGACTCCCACCGTTTCAAGGATATAATCGATGAGGCAATTGCTGAAG GTGAGCTGAAATTAACTAAAGCATATGAGAAATGGGCTAAAAAGATATCCGAGATGGAGCCACCAACAAATCCGTTAGAGAGGAGAATCAA gaaaaagaagaaaactgAGGAGAATGATCTGATCCTAGCCATCTTGCAGCGCAGGGTGGAGCGTAAAAACCAGTTCAACTCCAACATCTCATCCATCATGTCCAAGTGCGACCCCAAGGCGAGCAGCTCGGAGCCCACGGAAGAGGAGTTTGAACAGGCGCGGCAGAGGCTGGAGAGCAAGAGGGCCAAGAAACGCAAGTGA